From one Paenibacillus sp. FSL K6-1330 genomic stretch:
- a CDS encoding SDR family oxidoreductase: protein MNPHQPIPYVGSKTECKEQPLAFPPQHQNCQPGLECLMSPRPISEDPAYRGSGKLDGKIAIVTGGDSGIGKAAAIAFAKEGADLVIPYLYETSDAEVTKQRIESFGRRCLLMKIDLRYKKNCEAVVNETIACFGKLDVLVNNHGVQYVQRSILDITEEQLHHTYQTNIFPFFFMIQAALPHMKSGASIINTASITAYDGLKELIDYSSTKGAIVSLTRSLALSLVDQGIRVNSVAPGSVWTPLIPSSFSAEEVAVFGTKSPMKRAAQPYELAPAYVYLASSICSSFVTGQAIHVNGGQMVTS, encoded by the coding sequence ATGAATCCCCATCAACCCATTCCCTACGTTGGCTCCAAAACAGAATGCAAGGAACAGCCCCTCGCTTTCCCTCCACAGCATCAAAACTGCCAGCCGGGCCTCGAGTGTCTAATGTCTCCGCGTCCGATCAGCGAAGATCCCGCGTATCGGGGCAGCGGTAAACTGGATGGCAAAATCGCTATTGTGACTGGGGGAGACAGCGGTATCGGCAAAGCGGCCGCCATTGCCTTCGCCAAGGAAGGTGCCGATCTGGTCATCCCATACTTATATGAGACTTCGGATGCGGAGGTGACGAAACAACGGATTGAATCGTTCGGCAGACGATGCCTCTTAATGAAGATTGATCTGCGATACAAAAAAAACTGCGAAGCCGTGGTTAACGAAACGATAGCCTGCTTCGGCAAGCTGGATGTTCTCGTGAACAACCATGGCGTCCAGTATGTGCAGCGCAGCATCTTGGACATCACGGAAGAACAGCTCCATCACACCTATCAAACGAATATCTTTCCCTTCTTCTTCATGATCCAGGCCGCGCTGCCCCACATGAAATCCGGGGCGTCGATCATCAACACGGCCTCCATTACCGCCTATGACGGTTTAAAGGAGCTCATCGACTATTCCTCAACCAAAGGCGCCATTGTTTCCCTTACCCGATCCCTGGCCCTTTCGCTGGTCGATCAAGGCATCCGCGTCAATTCCGTCGCTCCCGGCTCAGTCTGGACGCCGCTCATCCCATCCAGCTTCTCCGCTGAAGAGGTCGCCGTATTCGGAACGAAATCACCGATGAAGCGGGCCGCACAGCCCTACGAGCTGGCACCCGCCTATGTTTACCTGGCGTCATCCATCTGCTCATCTTTTGTCACGGGTCAGGCTATTCACGTCAACGGAGGGCAGATGGTAACCAGCTAG
- a CDS encoding GNAT family N-acetyltransferase, which yields MFMQGKQIYVKSVEESDVEALLKLEKDNRDFFQRFTGLREESFYTHQGQLERIRKAMEASKADQGYVYVIGLQDTGATIGEIMLTEVVRGNLQSCWIGYFLDQDHNGKGYMTEAVQLIVKFAFQELKFHRIEAGVMPHNLGSIQVLLKAGFHKEGIARKNVKINGTWEDHQTLAILNEADEEQPSPIQRYNPPGIAPPIGPYTHVTKVPRGAELLVFSGQVGTDREGNLPEDMKQQVENTLANIERLLATEAMSADHIVKINIWAAQEVDWDHFHQVWEKFNGGKAPAMTMAYVPALAMPSIQVEIEVWAAKG from the coding sequence ATGTTTATGCAAGGGAAACAGATTTATGTCAAGTCGGTAGAGGAATCGGATGTAGAGGCACTGCTGAAGCTCGAGAAGGATAACCGGGACTTTTTTCAGCGGTTCACGGGCTTAAGGGAAGAGAGCTTCTACACCCATCAGGGTCAGCTTGAGCGGATCCGAAAGGCCATGGAAGCCAGCAAGGCAGATCAAGGGTATGTTTATGTGATTGGACTGCAGGACACCGGAGCGACTATCGGCGAGATTATGCTGACCGAAGTGGTGCGGGGGAATCTGCAGAGCTGCTGGATCGGTTACTTTCTGGACCAAGACCACAACGGAAAGGGCTATATGACCGAAGCGGTTCAATTGATTGTGAAGTTTGCCTTTCAGGAATTGAAGTTTCACCGAATTGAGGCGGGTGTGATGCCGCACAACCTGGGCTCGATCCAAGTGCTTTTGAAAGCTGGATTCCATAAAGAAGGCATTGCCCGGAAAAACGTGAAAATCAACGGGACATGGGAAGACCATCAGACGCTGGCTATTTTGAATGAAGCCGATGAGGAACAGCCGTCTCCAATTCAGCGGTACAATCCGCCAGGTATCGCCCCGCCGATCGGGCCTTATACCCATGTAACCAAGGTTCCGAGAGGGGCTGAGCTGTTGGTCTTCTCCGGTCAGGTGGGAACCGATAGGGAGGGGAACTTGCCGGAAGATATGAAGCAGCAGGTGGAGAATACCTTGGCGAACATTGAGAGGTTATTGGCAACGGAAGCGATGTCGGCGGATCATATCGTCAAAATCAACATTTGGGCGGCTCAGGAGGTCGACTGGGATCACTTCCACCAGGTATGGGAGAAATTCAACGGGGGGAAGGCGCCGGCTATGACGATGGCCTACGTACCGGCACTGGCGATGCCGTCCATTCAGGTAGAGATCGAGGTATGGGCAGCGAAGGGGTAA
- a CDS encoding NAD(P)H-hydrate dehydratase, translating to MYVVTSEQMRALDNHTIHRIGIPAIALMENAGKAIAEEVLKLCLERDRVSCSLYTAGAVTAGKSRSFIRDDGWQERLSLPEHSEVAEAPTGNDHALVMSRPSPVIDGEARLPTALAAQQHWLILVGKGNNGGDGVVAARHLRDAGIRVTLLYAAEPSALTGEAAVQRDAAAALGIPALVHGREAVDYGAYTGIVDALLGTGATGAPRGAYAALIQAANDSGLPIVSADIPSGLDADTGARHEPCISAAVTVCLAFLKRGLVQYPGAEAAGRVVVRSIGIPASLCREQGVSTHLLTPHVLRTELGADVSRYRSPDGHKGTYGHVLTVGGSRTMSGAGLLASRAALRAGCGLVTWALPASLVLPLSGAAPEVMLAPATGEESGGYWNEASAERVLELAKTRDVLAVGPGLGRFDGDARWLRRLWEEWEGPLVVDADALNMLSAAGDFSAWEPRGAATVLTPHPGEMSRMLDIPTAELQQDRIGAAAGFATEHGVTLVLKGAHTVVASPDGQAYINPTGTSGMATGGTGDVLTGIIASLLAQGYAGPSAAALGVWLHGRAGERAARHRGHPASVIAGDVIAAL from the coding sequence ATGTATGTTGTAACGTCTGAACAGATGAGGGCACTCGACAACCATACGATTCATCGAATTGGTATTCCGGCGATTGCGCTGATGGAGAATGCGGGTAAGGCGATTGCCGAGGAAGTTCTGAAGCTGTGCCTAGAGCGTGATAGAGTGAGCTGCTCCCTTTACACTGCAGGTGCTGTGACCGCAGGAAAGTCTCGGTCATTCATACGGGATGATGGGTGGCAAGAACGGCTCTCATTACCGGAGCATTCGGAAGTGGCGGAGGCTCCTACCGGGAATGATCATGCTCTGGTGATGAGCCGCCCGTCGCCTGTCATCGACGGAGAGGCTCGATTGCCCACCGCGCTCGCGGCGCAGCAGCACTGGCTCATTCTGGTGGGCAAGGGCAATAACGGCGGCGACGGGGTGGTCGCCGCTCGGCATTTGCGTGACGCCGGCATACGCGTCACGCTGCTCTATGCCGCCGAGCCGTCCGCGCTTACCGGCGAGGCGGCGGTGCAGCGGGATGCCGCGGCAGCGCTCGGCATCCCGGCTCTGGTCCACGGCCGTGAAGCCGTGGACTACGGCGCGTACACCGGCATCGTGGACGCGCTGCTCGGCACGGGCGCGACCGGCGCGCCCCGCGGCGCTTACGCCGCGCTGATCCAGGCCGCCAATGACAGCGGCCTGCCAATTGTGTCCGCGGATATTCCGAGCGGACTGGACGCCGATACCGGCGCGCGGCACGAGCCGTGCATCTCGGCCGCGGTGACGGTATGCCTCGCCTTCTTGAAGCGAGGCCTGGTGCAGTACCCCGGCGCCGAAGCGGCAGGCCGGGTGGTGGTCCGCTCCATCGGCATTCCGGCATCGCTGTGCCGGGAGCAGGGCGTCAGCACGCATCTGCTCACCCCGCATGTGCTTCGGACCGAGTTGGGCGCGGACGTGTCCCGCTACCGCTCGCCGGACGGGCATAAGGGCACCTACGGTCACGTCCTGACCGTAGGGGGAAGCCGTACGATGAGCGGCGCAGGCCTGCTCGCTTCCCGGGCAGCGCTTCGCGCGGGCTGCGGCCTGGTGACCTGGGCGCTCCCTGCAAGCCTGGTGCTGCCGCTGAGCGGAGCTGCACCCGAGGTGATGCTCGCACCCGCCACAGGCGAAGAGAGCGGTGGCTACTGGAATGAGGCCTCTGCGGAACGGGTGCTGGAACTCGCCAAAACCCGCGATGTGCTGGCCGTAGGTCCGGGGCTTGGCCGCTTTGACGGAGATGCCAGGTGGCTCCGCCGTTTGTGGGAAGAATGGGAAGGGCCGCTAGTGGTGGATGCCGATGCGCTGAATATGCTGTCCGCAGCCGGTGATTTCAGCGCCTGGGAGCCGCGCGGTGCGGCAACGGTGCTGACCCCACATCCGGGGGAGATGTCCCGGATGCTGGATATCCCTACCGCCGAGCTGCAGCAGGACCGGATCGGTGCCGCCGCAGGGTTTGCGACCGAGCACGGGGTTACCCTCGTGCTCAAGGGGGCGCATACCGTCGTGGCTTCGCCGGACGGACAAGCCTACATCAACCCAACCGGCACCTCCGGCATGGCGACCGGAGGCACCGGGGACGTGCTGACCGGCATCATTGCCAGCCTGCTGGCGCAAGGATATGCCGGTCCGTCTGCAGCCGCGCTTGGCGTGTGGCTGCACGGCCGTGCCGGCGAGCGAGCCGCGCGGCACCGGGGACATCCTGCCTCGGTCATCGCCGGGGATGTCATCGCAGCACTTTGA
- a CDS encoding CPBP family intramembrane glutamic endopeptidase translates to MEKKYGLQPPIPFSFKSVAGFIVIFIIWQGGTLLWLNLVNALIPATRSGLPSLITLYLSFLFLILGIFLVTKYFFKIRFRTFLFEGKRPDFRKFAIYFLWYFMALILYLLVDIVVHPQAFTLHFDPLPWLGVLIVTAPLILVQSAAEEILFRGYMYRMFRSLRGGVFWSIFITSLIFALIHGFNPEMLNYGIFGPLYYLLGAFFLGIVAYHTNGLAAPIGIHFATNIFNTSIWGYGSSTLENMGLQSIVYRHTLDMPFAFFGIFAIVISYGAFQFFKYKRNRS, encoded by the coding sequence ATGGAAAAAAAATATGGCCTTCAACCGCCGATACCATTCAGCTTCAAATCTGTAGCAGGGTTCATCGTTATTTTTATTATTTGGCAAGGCGGCACTTTATTATGGTTAAATCTTGTTAATGCTTTGATTCCCGCTACTCGCTCAGGATTACCTAGTTTAATCACACTTTATTTGTCTTTTTTATTCCTTATTCTCGGCATCTTCCTTGTCACCAAATATTTCTTCAAAATTCGTTTTAGAACATTTTTGTTTGAAGGTAAAAGGCCCGATTTCCGAAAGTTTGCGATTTATTTCTTGTGGTATTTTATGGCGCTTATTTTGTATTTGCTTGTCGATATCGTCGTGCATCCTCAAGCTTTTACGCTTCATTTTGACCCGCTTCCATGGTTAGGTGTACTCATTGTTACCGCTCCTTTGATTTTGGTTCAAAGTGCTGCTGAAGAGATTTTGTTCCGAGGTTATATGTACCGTATGTTTAGATCATTAAGAGGCGGTGTATTCTGGTCCATTTTCATCACTTCCCTAATTTTTGCCCTGATCCATGGTTTTAACCCCGAAATGCTAAACTACGGGATTTTTGGACCGTTGTATTACCTGCTGGGGGCATTCTTTCTGGGAATCGTTGCCTACCACACCAATGGTCTGGCTGCTCCCATCGGGATCCATTTTGCTACGAACATTTTTAATACATCCATTTGGGGGTATGGGTCTTCGACATTGGAAAACATGGGGCTGCAAAGCATTGTATACCGCCACACGCTAGATATGCCGTTTGCATTCTTTGGGATTTTTGCTATCGTTATCTCATATGGTGCTTTTCAATTTTTCAAGTATAAAAGGAACCGTTCATAA
- a CDS encoding DUF817 domain-containing protein, with amino-acid sequence MEFIRKLWIFGYQQALSCIFPVIIFGALGLTKVIEIPGLARYDLILLICVLAQIGMLVSKLETWDELKVICVFHIIGLMLELYKVHMGSWSYPEEGWSKIGGVPLYSGFMYASVASYICQAWRRMNLRITGWPLPVLTVLISAAIYANFFTHHYVWDARWLLTALLFVVFGRTMVYFDVDGKTLRMPLVLSFLLIGFFIWIAENISTFLGAWTYPGQERTWSLVHIGKISSWFLLVVISVIIVAQLKHLKQGRGPAKDNPKGTVM; translated from the coding sequence ATGGAATTTATACGGAAGCTGTGGATTTTCGGTTATCAGCAGGCCTTGTCCTGCATATTTCCAGTGATTATCTTCGGCGCGCTGGGACTGACCAAGGTGATTGAAATTCCCGGTTTGGCGCGGTATGATCTCATCCTGCTCATATGTGTACTGGCACAAATCGGGATGTTGGTGAGCAAGCTGGAGACATGGGATGAGCTGAAGGTCATCTGTGTCTTTCACATCATCGGTTTGATGCTGGAGCTGTATAAAGTGCATATGGGCTCATGGTCTTACCCGGAGGAGGGCTGGAGCAAAATCGGCGGCGTCCCGCTGTACAGCGGCTTTATGTACGCCAGTGTAGCCAGTTATATATGCCAGGCATGGCGCCGAATGAATTTGCGCATCACCGGCTGGCCGCTGCCTGTGCTGACCGTGCTGATCAGCGCAGCGATCTATGCCAACTTCTTCACCCATCACTACGTGTGGGATGCACGCTGGCTTCTCACGGCATTGTTGTTCGTGGTTTTTGGCAGAACCATGGTGTATTTTGATGTGGACGGAAAAACCCTGCGGATGCCGCTGGTGCTGTCGTTTCTGCTGATTGGCTTTTTCATCTGGATCGCTGAGAATATTTCTACGTTTCTTGGGGCCTGGACCTATCCGGGTCAGGAGCGGACATGGAGCCTTGTGCATATCGGCAAAATCAGCTCGTGGTTTCTGCTGGTGGTGATCAGTGTCATTATTGTGGCTCAGCTGAAGCATCTGAAACAGGGCAGAGGACCGGCCAAAGACAATCCGAAGGGAACGGTCATGTAA
- a CDS encoding AAA family ATPase, whose product MDNAAMLAYLRSVVLMRDRVPSFHEYPFNLPAVAALDGLHFHPKVTYIVGENGMGKSTLLEAIAAALGFNPEGGTINFSFSTAETHSVLYQYIRTVRGVRKPRDGFFFRAESYYNVASEVDSLGLWQSYGGKSLHHQSHGESFFATFLHRFGGKGLYIMDEPEAALSPFRQMALLRRIHDLVQEDSQFIISTHSPIVMAYPDSVIYKLTSEGVEESSLEETDHYMITKEFVNRREAMLHELFADDED is encoded by the coding sequence TTGGATAACGCTGCTATGCTTGCCTATCTGCGAAGCGTTGTGTTAATGAGGGACCGTGTCCCGTCATTTCATGAATATCCTTTTAATTTGCCGGCTGTTGCGGCTTTGGACGGGCTCCATTTTCATCCGAAGGTCACTTATATCGTGGGCGAGAATGGTATGGGCAAATCCACGCTGCTGGAGGCGATTGCCGCGGCCCTCGGGTTTAATCCGGAAGGAGGCACCATCAATTTCTCTTTTTCTACGGCGGAGACGCATTCTGTGCTGTATCAATATATCCGTACGGTTCGAGGAGTCCGGAAGCCGCGGGACGGCTTCTTTTTCAGGGCGGAAAGCTATTATAATGTGGCCTCCGAGGTCGATTCGCTGGGGCTTTGGCAGTCCTATGGCGGAAAGTCGCTGCATCATCAATCCCATGGGGAATCCTTCTTTGCGACGTTTCTGCACCGCTTCGGCGGCAAGGGGCTTTATATCATGGACGAGCCGGAAGCGGCGTTGTCCCCGTTTCGCCAAATGGCGCTGCTCAGACGCATCCATGACCTGGTCCAGGAAGACTCGCAGTTTATTATTTCCACGCATTCGCCGATTGTTATGGCCTATCCGGATTCCGTCATCTACAAGCTGACTTCCGAAGGGGTGGAAGAGTCGAGCTTGGAGGAAACGGATCATTACATGATTACGAAGGAATTTGTGAATCGCCGGGAAGCGATGCTTCATGAATTGTTTGCAGACGATGAGGATTAG
- a CDS encoding MDR family MFS transporter — protein MNTQDKSSFWLIMSAIFFGNFLAVLSITTINVAFPVVMEQFDATLSTTQWLMAGYLLATGIVAPIVGYMGDQLSYKRLFVLALMGFTLSSLLCVVAWNIETLIAFRITQGVFGGMIIPITMTIIYQVFPRERQAYAMGLWSLASMLAPVIGPTLGGWLVQYFGWKSIFILNIPIGLISIVIVSKFIPFYRLTGKKSFDFLGFLTVVAGSSLLLLSFSHGNDWGWGSWKTLSLLISGVLLLLFFVKWELRISSPLLQLKVFKFPRFRYSLILNCIVTISLYTGTLLVPLYLQTVLKLSPMDTGLIMLPGAIVMAAASPLIGKFYDRIGPFRLVITGVLIIVAATLAFSGIGTNTSVMYISLLQLVRCLGIALCNMPLTNAAMSAVSSEYSGHASSITNWARQGLASLSIGIFSALVVSRTSYYMGAGAWTQRAATTMGIDDVFMIGTMVAVIAVPLTFLLRVKKKKSVHPVAL, from the coding sequence GTGAATACACAAGATAAATCTTCATTTTGGCTTATTATGAGCGCTATCTTTTTCGGTAACTTTCTGGCGGTGCTCAGCATCACCACCATCAACGTGGCCTTTCCGGTCGTGATGGAGCAGTTCGATGCCACGCTGAGCACCACCCAATGGCTGATGGCCGGGTACCTGCTCGCCACGGGAATTGTGGCTCCCATCGTAGGCTACATGGGGGACCAGCTTAGTTATAAGAGGCTGTTTGTCCTGGCATTGATGGGTTTTACACTCTCGTCGCTATTATGCGTCGTAGCCTGGAATATCGAGACCTTGATTGCGTTCCGGATTACGCAAGGTGTGTTCGGCGGGATGATTATCCCGATTACGATGACGATCATCTACCAGGTATTTCCCCGGGAACGGCAAGCCTATGCCATGGGGCTATGGAGCCTGGCCTCCATGCTGGCACCGGTGATTGGGCCGACACTTGGCGGATGGCTGGTGCAATATTTTGGCTGGAAATCGATTTTCATTCTAAATATTCCGATCGGCCTGATCTCGATTGTCATCGTAAGCAAATTCATTCCTTTTTACCGACTGACCGGGAAGAAATCGTTTGATTTCCTCGGATTCTTGACAGTGGTGGCAGGCAGTTCTCTTTTGCTGCTTTCCTTCAGCCATGGTAACGACTGGGGTTGGGGATCCTGGAAGACCCTGTCTCTACTGATCTCCGGAGTCTTACTGCTGCTGTTCTTCGTTAAGTGGGAGCTGCGGATTTCATCCCCGTTATTGCAGCTTAAAGTATTCAAATTCCCCCGATTCCGGTACAGCTTGATCCTGAACTGCATCGTGACAATATCCCTGTATACGGGAACCTTGCTGGTGCCGCTCTATTTGCAGACTGTGCTGAAGCTGTCCCCGATGGATACCGGCCTGATCATGCTGCCGGGCGCGATTGTCATGGCAGCAGCGTCGCCGCTTATCGGTAAATTTTATGATCGGATCGGCCCATTCCGGCTGGTGATCACGGGAGTTCTCATCATTGTGGCGGCCACGCTCGCTTTCAGCGGAATCGGCACCAACACCTCGGTTATGTACATTTCCTTACTGCAGCTGGTTCGCTGCCTTGGCATTGCTTTATGCAATATGCCGTTAACGAACGCAGCGATGAGTGCGGTGTCCAGCGAATATTCAGGTCACGCATCGTCCATCACGAACTGGGCACGACAAGGGCTTGCTTCATTATCGATCGGCATATTCAGCGCACTGGTGGTATCCAGAACATCCTATTACATGGGAGCGGGGGCTTGGACCCAGCGTGCCGCAACAACGATGGGCATTGATGATGTGTTTATGATCGGAACGATGGTGGCTGTTATTGCCGTACCTCTTACATTTTTGTTACGGGTCAAAAAGAAAAAATCGGTCCACCCTGTCGCCCTCTGA
- a CDS encoding TetR/AcrR family transcriptional regulator, which produces MTRRRLPAEEAKTIILNHAKLLFIEKGYDRATMDDLCASTQMSKGNLYHHFKNKEVLFLQLLTQHAEDMSQKWLRSAEQSTSPSEQLLEMADLFGRDCESPLIQALEEYAKTLSSESEALATLREITEVAYRAIRQVLQKGIEQGVFINEDIETLSFGVMSTLAGATQLCLTMPKLSGDEYAALHVNAIKLLLKGISIDDPN; this is translated from the coding sequence ATGACCAGAAGACGATTGCCGGCAGAAGAAGCAAAAACGATTATTTTAAACCATGCCAAGTTGTTATTTATCGAAAAAGGTTATGATCGAGCTACAATGGACGACTTATGTGCATCGACACAGATGAGTAAAGGCAATTTGTATCATCATTTTAAAAATAAAGAGGTACTCTTTCTCCAATTGCTTACCCAGCATGCCGAAGACATGTCACAAAAGTGGCTTCGTTCGGCCGAGCAATCCACGTCTCCCAGCGAACAGTTGCTTGAAATGGCTGATTTATTCGGACGAGATTGTGAAAGTCCCTTAATCCAAGCACTCGAAGAGTATGCTAAAACACTTTCAAGCGAATCCGAAGCATTGGCTACATTGAGAGAGATCACAGAAGTAGCCTATCGTGCGATTAGACAAGTGCTGCAAAAAGGGATCGAGCAAGGCGTTTTTATTAATGAAGATATCGAAACGTTGAGTTTTGGTGTGATGTCCACATTAGCTGGAGCAACGCAGCTCTGCCTAACGATGCCAAAATTAAGCGGGGACGAATATGCAGCCCTGCATGTCAATGCGATCAAGCTGCTTTTAAAGGGAATATCGATTGATGATCCCAACTGA
- a CDS encoding MarR family transcriptional regulator, which produces MERLMDMYRELSDKMTRHRVVSFLNHLRKNDLTMNQYKILSLIEQQGPLLPNRLAEHMELKAATITYLVDALGQRGLVVRTPNPSDGRSHYVNLTAEGRQLVLDARSEGDYAVMESFKQLDEDEADNLYILLRLLGKKLFP; this is translated from the coding sequence GTGGAGAGACTCATGGATATGTACCGTGAGTTATCGGATAAAATGACGAGGCATCGCGTCGTATCTTTTTTGAATCACTTGAGAAAGAACGATTTAACGATGAATCAATATAAGATTTTAAGTTTGATCGAGCAGCAGGGTCCGCTGCTTCCCAACCGGTTGGCTGAGCATATGGAGCTTAAGGCTGCAACAATCACGTATTTGGTGGACGCTCTGGGACAACGAGGATTGGTGGTTCGAACGCCCAATCCCAGTGATGGACGAAGCCATTATGTCAATCTTACGGCAGAAGGCCGGCAGCTTGTGCTCGATGCGCGCAGCGAGGGGGATTATGCCGTCATGGAATCCTTCAAGCAGCTGGATGAGGATGAGGCGGATAACCTGTATATTTTACTGCGATTGCTTGGCAAAAAATTATTTCCATAA
- a CDS encoding NAD(P)-dependent oxidoreductase gives MKVALIGASGTIGRRITEEALRRGHEVMAVLRNPDRLDSEHERLKKVKADVMDPSSLEEAIQGHDAVISAFGPKFGQEEELVAAARTIVEGTRRGGVTRLLIVGGAGSLIADSGVPLMDTPEFPEEIRPLARAHADAYDLYKESDLEWTYVSPAAIIEPGKRTGQFRIGMDRLVTDDSGSSRISVEDFAVAVIDELDDPQFIQSRFTVAY, from the coding sequence ATGAAGGTAGCATTAATTGGAGCAAGCGGAACGATCGGGAGACGAATTACGGAGGAAGCGCTGCGCCGGGGGCACGAAGTCATGGCGGTATTGCGTAATCCGGATCGATTGGATTCAGAGCATGAACGATTAAAGAAAGTCAAAGCGGATGTCATGGACCCTTCATCATTAGAAGAGGCGATTCAAGGGCATGATGCTGTCATTAGCGCTTTTGGTCCGAAGTTCGGCCAGGAAGAGGAGCTCGTTGCAGCCGCACGCACGATTGTAGAGGGAACGAGACGCGGCGGCGTTACCCGTCTATTGATCGTTGGCGGTGCTGGCAGCTTGATTGCCGATAGCGGCGTACCGCTTATGGACACCCCGGAATTTCCGGAGGAGATCAGGCCGCTTGCCCGTGCGCATGCGGATGCTTACGACCTGTATAAGGAAAGCGATCTGGAATGGACGTATGTCAGTCCGGCGGCGATCATCGAGCCGGGGAAACGCACCGGACAGTTCCGGATCGGCATGGATCGCCTGGTGACCGATGATAGTGGAAGCAGCCGAATTTCGGTTGAAGATTTCGCGGTAGCCGTGATCGACGAGCTGGATGATCCGCAGTTTATTCAGTCCCGTTTTACTGTTGCTTATTAA
- a CDS encoding AAA family ATPase, with the protein MQKLVFFVGVAGTGKTTVAKKLAVRIPAAFLDRDTVGGRFVEKFLESNGLDPNDRDSSFYKENLRDLEYDTTKDICIENLGAGQNVFMISPFTAELKNREWIEEVIASAGLTKSDVDVKVIVVALKDMDLQKERIVDRQTERDQWKLDHWDDFKKRVDFVPEVNWDIPQTSIKVFDNSGDLTEEKVEELYQFIVSE; encoded by the coding sequence TTGCAAAAGCTAGTGTTTTTTGTCGGCGTGGCCGGTACAGGCAAGACAACCGTAGCCAAGAAGCTTGCAGTCCGTATACCGGCTGCATTTCTCGATCGCGATACGGTGGGGGGACGCTTTGTTGAAAAATTCCTGGAAAGTAACGGACTGGATCCGAACGATCGCGACTCTTCCTTTTATAAAGAGAACCTGCGTGATCTGGAATATGACACGACCAAGGACATTTGCATCGAGAACCTGGGTGCCGGACAAAATGTCTTTATGATTTCTCCGTTTACCGCCGAGCTCAAGAATCGCGAATGGATTGAAGAAGTCATCGCATCGGCTGGATTAACAAAGAGCGACGTTGACGTGAAGGTCATCGTGGTCGCCCTCAAAGACATGGATTTGCAGAAGGAACGGATCGTTGACCGACAGACCGAGCGGGATCAGTGGAAACTGGATCATTGGGACGACTTCAAGAAGCGCGTCGATTTCGTTCCGGAAGTGAACTGGGACATTCCTCAGACGTCCATTAAGGTATTCGATAACAGTGGCGATCTGACGGAAGAGAAGGTCGAGGAGCTCTATCAATTTATCGTAAGCGAATAG
- the ssuE gene encoding NADPH-dependent FMN reductase, with product MAKAVIINGSPTAGSRLNAIMEYAEQALTAANFEVSRIDVAGLPPEDLIHTKFESEHIVKANGLVAEADAVIVASPVYKASFTGVLKTFLDLIPQKGLAGKIVLPMFIGGSLAHLLAIDYSLKPVLSSIGARHILGGVYAVDAQVARTEDGGFDVAEVLQERLASAMEELIEETRYRAERV from the coding sequence ATGGCGAAAGCTGTTATTATTAATGGGAGTCCCACAGCCGGATCCCGATTGAATGCGATTATGGAGTATGCGGAGCAGGCATTGACTGCTGCGAATTTCGAGGTTAGCCGGATCGATGTGGCCGGGCTCCCGCCTGAGGATTTGATTCATACCAAGTTTGAGAGTGAACATATTGTCAAAGCGAACGGGCTTGTGGCCGAGGCTGATGCAGTGATTGTGGCAAGTCCGGTTTATAAAGCTTCGTTTACGGGCGTTCTGAAAACATTTTTAGACCTGATTCCGCAAAAAGGATTGGCCGGCAAAATCGTGCTTCCGATGTTCATCGGCGGCAGTCTCGCGCATCTGCTGGCGATTGATTATTCGCTTAAGCCCGTGCTTTCTTCGATCGGAGCCCGTCATATTCTAGGAGGCGTGTACGCGGTGGATGCCCAAGTGGCACGTACTGAAGATGGCGGATTCGATGTAGCGGAAGTGCTTCAGGAACGTTTGGCCTCCGCAATGGAGGAGTTAATTGAAGAAACCCGTTACCGGGCAGAACGTGTTTAA